In Persicimonas caeni, a single window of DNA contains:
- the eno gene encoding phosphopyruvate hydratase, with protein MHHHMDEQTGGSFIADIVAREILDSRGNPTVECDVYLEDGTMGRAAVPSGASTGEHEAVELRDGGDRYGGKGVRNAVDNVHDKILPELEGYNAVDQTGIDMLMCEIDGTDNKGELGANAILAVSMATARAAANYLGMPLYRYIGGLTSTVLPVPMMNIVNGGAHADNTVDLQEFMVVPVGAETFSEALQCGAEIFHSLKRVLSSRGYSTSVGDEGGFAPNLGSNKEALDLIMEAIDKANYNPGDQVRLALDCAASEFYDADKGVYTLEGEGRSLGAEELVSFYAELSDLYPIISIEDGLDENDWDGWAALTDALGERVQLVGDDLFVTNTERLGRGIESGVANSILIKVNQIGTITETLDAIEMAHRSGYTSVISHRSGETEDTTIASLAVATSSGQIKTGSLSRSDRVAKYNELLRIEQELGDSAIYPGIDAFGGLG; from the coding sequence GTGGCACGCGAGATCCTCGACAGTCGCGGAAACCCGACCGTCGAGTGCGACGTGTATCTCGAAGACGGCACCATGGGGCGCGCAGCGGTGCCCAGCGGCGCGTCGACCGGCGAGCACGAGGCCGTCGAGCTGCGAGACGGCGGCGACCGCTACGGCGGAAAAGGCGTGCGCAACGCAGTCGACAACGTCCACGACAAAATCTTGCCGGAGCTCGAGGGGTACAACGCCGTCGACCAGACCGGCATTGACATGTTGATGTGCGAGATCGACGGCACCGACAACAAAGGTGAGCTGGGCGCCAACGCGATCTTGGCGGTGAGTATGGCCACGGCGCGCGCAGCGGCGAACTACCTGGGCATGCCGCTGTACCGATATATCGGTGGGCTGACCTCGACGGTGCTGCCCGTGCCGATGATGAATATCGTCAATGGTGGCGCGCACGCCGACAACACCGTCGACCTTCAGGAGTTCATGGTCGTGCCGGTGGGCGCCGAGACGTTCAGTGAGGCGCTGCAGTGCGGGGCCGAGATCTTCCACTCGCTCAAGCGGGTGTTGTCGAGCCGCGGCTACAGCACCTCGGTGGGCGACGAGGGCGGCTTTGCGCCCAACCTTGGCAGCAACAAGGAGGCGCTCGACCTGATCATGGAAGCGATCGACAAGGCCAACTACAACCCGGGCGACCAGGTCCGCCTCGCCCTCGATTGTGCGGCCAGCGAGTTCTACGACGCTGACAAAGGCGTCTACACGCTCGAAGGTGAGGGGCGCTCGCTGGGAGCAGAAGAACTCGTGAGCTTCTACGCCGAACTGTCCGACCTGTACCCGATCATCAGCATCGAGGACGGCCTCGACGAGAACGACTGGGACGGCTGGGCGGCGCTGACCGACGCGCTGGGCGAGCGCGTTCAGCTCGTCGGTGACGACCTCTTCGTGACCAACACCGAACGACTCGGCCGAGGCATCGAGAGCGGTGTGGCAAACTCGATCCTCATCAAGGTCAATCAGATCGGCACCATCACCGAGACCCTCGACGCCATCGAGATGGCTCATCGCTCCGGGTACACCTCGGTGATCAGCCACCGCTCCGGTGAGACCGAAGACACCACCATCGCCAGCCTGGCAGTGGCCACGAGCAGCGGCCAGATCAAGACGGGCAGCCTGTCGCGCTCGGATCGCGTCGCCAAGTACAACGAGCTTCTGCGCATCGAGCAGGAACTCGGCGACTCGGCGATTTACCCGGGCATCGACGCATTTGGTGGGCTAGGCTGA
- the prfB gene encoding peptide chain release factor 2 (programmed frameshift), translated as MSNELSSKIDDLKERLTELRGIFDLPQKQARLEELDAISQDPSFWDDSDRAQELMKERGEIEGLLEKFDAQQTNVEEARVFIELSEEVGGDEDSLAEARNLLQQTEREVESLETRRMLGGEHDDHNAIFSINSGAGGTESQDWADMLLRMYLRYMEKKGWKAEITDKQDGEEAGIKGADILVKGEYAYGMLKAEAGVHRLVRISPFDSSSRRHTSFAAVSVAPEIDDDIEIEINDSDLRIDTYRASGAGGQHVNRTDSAVRITHQPTGIVVQCQNERSQHKNRATAMKILRAKLYEKELREREERAAAEHSEQKDVAFGSQIRSYVLHPYKQVKDLRTGVTIGNTDSVLDGDLDEFIEAYLLQQGGETEEEPAEAS; from the exons ATGAGTAACGAACTGAGCTCGAAAATCGACGACCTCAAAGAGCGTCTGACCGAGCTCCGG GGTATCTTTGACCTGCCTCAAAAGCAGGCACGCCTCGAGGAGCTAGACGCCATCAGCCAGGACCCCAGCTTCTGGGACGACTCCGACCGCGCTCAAGAGTTGATGAAGGAACGCGGCGAGATCGAAGGGCTTCTGGAAAAATTCGACGCCCAGCAGACCAACGTCGAGGAGGCGCGTGTCTTCATCGAGCTGTCCGAGGAAGTCGGCGGCGATGAGGATTCGCTCGCCGAGGCTCGTAATCTGCTGCAGCAGACCGAACGGGAAGTCGAGTCGCTCGAGACTCGCCGCATGCTCGGCGGAGAGCACGACGACCACAACGCCATCTTCTCGATCAACTCCGGCGCCGGCGGCACCGAGAGCCAGGACTGGGCGGACATGCTTCTGCGCATGTACCTGCGCTACATGGAGAAGAAGGGCTGGAAGGCCGAGATCACCGACAAACAAGACGGCGAAGAGGCCGGCATCAAAGGGGCCGACATTCTGGTCAAAGGCGAGTACGCCTACGGGATGCTCAAGGCCGAGGCCGGCGTCCACCGTCTGGTGCGCATCAGTCCGTTCGATAGCAGCAGCCGCCGCCACACGAGTTTCGCAGCGGTATCGGTCGCCCCGGAGATTGACGACGACATCGAGATCGAGATCAACGACTCGGATCTTCGCATCGACACCTACCGCGCCTCGGGCGCTGGTGGTCAGCACGTCAACCGGACCGATTCGGCGGTGCGTATCACCCACCAGCCGACCGGCATCGTCGTTCAGTGCCAGAACGAGCGCTCGCAGCACAAAAACCGCGCCACCGCCATGAAGATTCTGCGCGCCAAGCTCTATGAAAAAGAGCTGCGTGAGCGCGAAGAGCGCGCCGCTGCCGAGCACTCCGAGCAAAAGGACGTCGCCTTCGGCAGCCAGATCCGGTCCTATGTGTTGCACCCGTACAAGCAGGTCAAGGACCTGCGCACGGGCGTGACCATCGGCAACACCGACTCGGTGCTCGACGGTGACCTCGACGAGTTCATCGAAGCCTACCTGCTCCAGCAGGGCGGCGAGACCGAAGAGGAGCCCGCCGAGGCGAGTTGA
- a CDS encoding FtsX-like permease family protein yields the protein MSYERFIGLRYLMAKKRTQVVSIITLISICGVALGVTALIVVLSVMGGFKKDLKDKILGTKAHAVVQAAEGDDLVDAGQVAKTAAAMEGVTGAEPFLEAEVMVSSPTNLSGVILRGIDPDRVGQVSELSQDMVEGNLKYLQNPRPMLEKLDEERERHINEILDRVGSEKDDFEEETAGSEDKGAAPADDVTADDEAADDAFDMPPLPHQGSAEQQAAGEEGDDEGEMIMPPIAEDEDGEGAMPPIFGDGEGEGDDASRQDEAPDYEALPGLVIGPELKKSLQVELGSEVNVVTPEGEMGPTGLMPRSRPFRIVGIFKTGMYEYDANYAYTSFSDAKDFLNRKGASGVEIKTIDANLAIEIAADLQKSLGPKYEVLDWQEMNRSLFYALELEKIAMFVVLTFIILVASFSIIAMLIMIVIEKARDIAILKSMGVPDGGIRRIFVFQGLVIGGLGALIGLVGGLGICAYLSVYGVPLDSEVYYISKLPVEVNAWEVGAVIVCALFISWAATIYPAYLASKLKPVDGLRYD from the coding sequence ATGTCCTACGAACGATTCATCGGGCTTCGCTACTTGATGGCCAAGAAGCGAACCCAGGTCGTCTCCATCATCACGCTGATCTCGATCTGCGGGGTCGCCCTCGGGGTGACCGCGCTGATCGTGGTGCTCAGCGTTATGGGCGGCTTCAAAAAGGACCTCAAAGACAAGATCTTGGGGACCAAGGCCCACGCCGTAGTCCAAGCGGCCGAGGGAGACGATTTGGTCGACGCCGGACAGGTGGCCAAGACGGCCGCGGCGATGGAAGGTGTCACGGGCGCCGAGCCGTTTCTGGAGGCCGAGGTCATGGTCTCGAGTCCCACGAACCTCAGCGGCGTGATCCTTCGCGGCATCGATCCCGATCGGGTCGGCCAGGTCAGTGAGCTCTCTCAAGACATGGTCGAGGGCAACCTCAAATACCTGCAGAACCCGCGTCCGATGCTCGAGAAGCTCGACGAGGAGCGCGAGCGACATATCAACGAGATTCTCGACCGCGTCGGCTCCGAGAAGGATGACTTCGAGGAGGAGACGGCGGGCAGCGAAGACAAAGGCGCTGCTCCCGCCGACGACGTGACGGCTGACGACGAAGCGGCCGACGATGCCTTCGACATGCCTCCGCTTCCTCATCAAGGGTCCGCCGAGCAACAAGCGGCAGGAGAGGAGGGCGACGACGAAGGTGAGATGATCATGCCGCCCATCGCCGAAGATGAAGACGGCGAGGGCGCCATGCCTCCCATCTTCGGTGACGGCGAGGGTGAGGGCGACGACGCGAGCCGACAGGATGAGGCCCCCGATTACGAGGCGCTTCCTGGGCTGGTCATCGGTCCCGAACTCAAAAAGTCGCTGCAGGTCGAGCTGGGCAGCGAGGTCAACGTGGTCACGCCCGAAGGTGAGATGGGCCCCACCGGCCTGATGCCGCGCAGCCGCCCGTTTCGCATCGTCGGCATCTTCAAGACGGGGATGTACGAGTACGACGCGAATTACGCCTACACGAGCTTCTCGGATGCCAAAGACTTCCTGAACCGAAAGGGAGCCAGCGGCGTCGAGATCAAGACGATCGACGCCAACCTGGCCATCGAGATCGCCGCCGATCTTCAAAAGAGCTTGGGACCCAAGTACGAGGTCCTCGATTGGCAGGAGATGAACCGAAGCCTGTTCTACGCGCTCGAACTCGAGAAGATCGCCATGTTCGTCGTGTTGACGTTCATCATCCTCGTCGCAAGCTTCAGCATCATCGCGATGCTCATCATGATCGTCATCGAGAAGGCGCGCGATATCGCTATCTTGAAGTCGATGGGTGTGCCCGACGGCGGAATTCGACGCATTTTCGTCTTCCAGGGGCTCGTCATCGGCGGGCTGGGCGCGTTGATTGGCCTTGTGGGTGGCCTTGGAATCTGCGCCTATCTCAGCGTCTACGGCGTGCCCCTCGACTCCGAAGTGTACTACATCTCGAAGCTGCCGGTGGAGGTCAACGCCTGGGAGGTCGGTGCAGTCATCGTCTGCGCGCTGTTCATCAGTTGGGCGGCGACGATTTATCCGGCTTACCTGGCCTCGAAACTCAAACCGGTCGACGGACTACGATATGACTGA
- the bamA gene encoding outer membrane protein assembly factor BamA, whose translation MASQHADDDLPIRLRGRWLWAGVIFALSCALASPAGAQTDPRRDLGTQLPADEQRAEEELPEDLEPVGTATVPEGRAATEGQTVDVVQVVGNRRVEADSILQRVQTEQGKPLDLATVSRDIQRIFELGYFSDIQVDATVTEDGKVVVSYVVEEKPAIAQNQYEGNDELSADEIGEVVDLERFAILDLAKVEQNAQKIRELYAEKGYYLAEVNYEITEAPGRADLAVVTFQIQEFSKVEVKKITFLGNENLSDKQLSNIMATREGSYFSFLTDFGTFKEQAFEADLQRLTAFYYNHGFVQVNVGMPSIRLSRDKRYLYITINIEEGEQYFAGSIDIQGDLISEKEELFDLVKLSKGDVFDYGRMRQDIEQLRNLYRNAGFAYVNVNPLTRINQDDNTVDLTYDIQKGNKVYIGRIEIVGNKKTRDYVIRRELEIEEGELFSSAALDASRREVRRLGYFDKVDVTTQRGARDDLINVRVEVNETRTGTFQVGAGFSSTESFIANAQISQNNLLGRGQSLSFQAQLSSIRTLFNLKFSEPWLLGSRWNFSFDLYNFEYAFQDFTRQSTGGNLTFGYPISEAFELQIPGELLASATYKLENVDVEAGGQSGADNQGTGALFGGGLTSSIQGGLFYDDRDNRLFPTDGQFHSAKVEFADRNFTLSENEFLKFDLETRWYFPVFWEFVLRLQGELGYVTNLDPQGAVPLFERYFVGGPQTVRGFDRFSLGPIREVADEDGDPGSELDAFRIGGNKRLIFTAEVEFPIFTAAGIKGVVFADMGNAFDNDQPFSLVPDLFADREERFDDALRTSVGFGFRWLSPIAPLRFEWGIPLERLRGEEPVVFDFSIGNAF comes from the coding sequence ATGGCGTCACAACACGCTGACGACGACCTACCCATACGTCTGCGAGGACGCTGGCTTTGGGCTGGGGTGATCTTTGCGCTCTCCTGCGCTCTGGCGTCGCCTGCCGGCGCTCAGACCGACCCGCGTCGCGACCTCGGCACCCAGTTGCCGGCCGACGAGCAGCGCGCCGAGGAGGAGTTGCCCGAGGACCTCGAGCCGGTCGGGACGGCCACCGTCCCGGAGGGCCGCGCCGCCACAGAGGGGCAGACGGTCGATGTCGTCCAGGTGGTCGGCAACCGACGCGTCGAGGCCGACTCGATCCTGCAGCGGGTTCAGACCGAGCAGGGAAAGCCTCTCGACCTGGCCACCGTCTCTCGAGACATCCAGCGCATCTTTGAGCTGGGCTACTTCAGTGACATTCAGGTTGATGCCACCGTCACCGAGGACGGAAAAGTCGTCGTCTCCTACGTCGTCGAAGAGAAACCGGCGATCGCTCAGAATCAGTACGAGGGCAACGACGAACTCAGCGCCGACGAAATCGGTGAGGTCGTCGACTTGGAGCGCTTCGCCATCCTCGATTTGGCAAAGGTCGAGCAAAACGCCCAGAAGATTCGCGAACTGTACGCCGAAAAGGGCTACTACCTGGCCGAAGTGAACTACGAGATCACCGAGGCGCCCGGACGCGCCGACTTGGCCGTGGTGACCTTCCAGATTCAGGAGTTTTCCAAGGTCGAGGTCAAAAAGATCACCTTCCTCGGCAACGAGAATCTCTCTGACAAGCAGCTGTCCAACATCATGGCGACCCGCGAGGGGAGCTACTTCTCGTTCCTGACCGACTTCGGCACCTTCAAAGAGCAAGCCTTCGAGGCGGACCTGCAGCGGCTGACCGCGTTCTACTACAACCACGGCTTCGTCCAGGTGAACGTGGGCATGCCCTCGATTCGCCTGTCTCGTGATAAGCGCTACCTCTACATCACGATCAATATCGAGGAAGGCGAGCAGTATTTCGCCGGCAGCATCGATATCCAGGGCGACCTCATCAGCGAGAAGGAAGAGCTGTTCGACCTGGTCAAGCTCTCCAAGGGAGACGTCTTCGACTACGGCCGCATGCGCCAGGACATCGAGCAGCTGCGCAACCTCTACCGAAACGCCGGCTTCGCCTACGTCAACGTCAATCCACTGACGCGTATCAATCAGGACGACAACACCGTCGACCTGACCTACGACATCCAGAAGGGCAACAAGGTCTACATCGGCCGCATCGAGATCGTCGGCAACAAGAAGACGCGCGATTACGTGATTCGTCGCGAGCTCGAAATCGAGGAGGGCGAGCTCTTCTCGTCGGCCGCCTTGGACGCCTCGCGCCGCGAGGTTCGCCGACTGGGCTATTTCGACAAGGTCGACGTGACGACCCAGCGCGGGGCGCGTGACGACTTGATCAACGTGCGTGTGGAGGTCAACGAGACCCGCACGGGCACTTTCCAGGTCGGTGCCGGCTTCTCGAGCACCGAGAGCTTCATCGCCAACGCCCAGATTTCGCAGAACAACCTTCTCGGGCGCGGCCAGAGCCTATCGTTCCAAGCCCAGCTTTCGAGCATTCGTACGCTGTTCAACCTGAAGTTCTCCGAGCCGTGGTTGCTCGGCTCGCGCTGGAATTTCTCGTTCGACCTGTACAACTTCGAGTACGCGTTCCAAGACTTCACCCGTCAGTCGACCGGTGGCAACCTGACCTTCGGCTATCCGATTTCGGAGGCGTTCGAGCTGCAGATCCCCGGCGAGTTGCTCGCCTCGGCGACCTACAAGCTCGAGAACGTCGACGTCGAGGCCGGTGGCCAGAGCGGGGCGGATAACCAGGGGACCGGCGCCTTGTTCGGCGGCGGACTTACAAGCAGTATCCAGGGCGGTCTCTTTTACGACGACCGTGACAACCGCCTCTTCCCGACCGACGGCCAATTTCATTCGGCCAAGGTGGAATTTGCGGACCGCAACTTCACGTTAAGCGAAAACGAGTTCCTCAAGTTCGACTTGGAGACTCGCTGGTATTTCCCGGTCTTCTGGGAGTTCGTGCTCCGATTGCAGGGAGAGCTCGGCTACGTGACCAACCTGGACCCGCAGGGTGCTGTGCCGCTGTTCGAGCGTTATTTCGTCGGTGGTCCCCAGACGGTTCGTGGCTTCGATCGCTTCTCGCTGGGACCGATTCGCGAGGTGGCCGACGAAGACGGCGATCCCGGCTCGGAGCTCGACGCGTTCCGCATCGGCGGCAACAAGCGTCTGATCTTCACTGCCGAGGTCGAGTTCCCGATTTTCACGGCTGCCGGCATCAAGGGTGTCGTCTTCGCCGACATGGGTAACGCCTTCGACAACGACCAACCGTTCTCGCTGGTTCCTGATTTGTTCGCCGATCGCGAAGAGCGTTTTGACGACGCTTTGCGCACCTCCGTCGGATTTGGCTTCCGGTGGCTCAGCCCGATCGCGCCGCTTCGATTTGAATGGGGTATCCCCCTGGAGCGTCTACGTGGTGAAGAGCCGGTGGTCTTCGACTTCAGCATCGGCAATGCCTTTTAA
- a CDS encoding OmpH family outer membrane protein, with protein MIARIMKTRAAMVMAQVLLAFGLVVGVTAISAPAFAQDVKIGYVDLQRALSEVEEGKKAKARLKKDFDKKQKMLTDKQEEVKKLKQSLESGAAMMTDEAKRKKAIELQQEMAKLQQLYMEMQRDLAQKETKATQKIFKKMEPILNKIAKEKGYDLILEKTESSVLFAKDSMDLTDELIKRYDKK; from the coding sequence ATGATTGCTCGCATTATGAAAACCCGTGCTGCCATGGTCATGGCGCAAGTTCTCCTGGCGTTTGGGCTGGTTGTCGGCGTCACCGCGATCAGCGCGCCTGCGTTCGCTCAGGACGTCAAGATTGGCTATGTGGACCTGCAGCGCGCGCTCTCCGAAGTAGAGGAGGGCAAAAAGGCCAAAGCTCGCCTCAAGAAAGACTTCGACAAGAAGCAGAAGATGCTGACCGACAAGCAGGAAGAGGTCAAAAAGCTCAAGCAGAGCCTCGAGTCGGGCGCGGCCATGATGACCGACGAGGCCAAGCGCAAAAAGGCCATCGAGCTGCAGCAGGAGATGGCTAAGCTCCAGCAACTCTACATGGAGATGCAACGCGACCTGGCTCAAAAAGAGACCAAGGCGACCCAAAAGATCTTCAAGAAGATGGAACCCATCCTCAACAAGATCGCCAAAGAGAAGGGCTACGACCTGATCCTCGAGAAGACCGAATCGTCGGTGCTCTTCGCGAAGGACTCGATGGACCTGACTGACGAACTGATCAAACGCTACGACAAAAAGTGA
- a CDS encoding serine/threonine protein kinase → MSDSDSIVSPGTVLADRYKLTEEIGRGGFGMVYRARQMNMDRDVAIKILPPKFMAITDVVERFRREARLASRLRHPNTITVHDYGKQDNLLFIVMEMLEGEDLADVLMRKPTVSMDRILHIGRQVLKSLHEAHQHNIIHRDLKPENIFLTRVGSEEDFVKVLDFGIAKLAMPDPQKEGDTKLRKLTMSGSTVGTPTYMSPEQAAGEEVDALTDLYALGVILYEMACGRPPFKDDNPVKVMRCHLFEEVPRFPQGPLRGSRFESVIRKALAKEKGDRFASAEEFLKAISAGPTDMLERIEYEEEPPTVELPDLTADDLDSANIAFERTAAYEVEGSDVLSPRTPHNTDAMLAARDSSVTDGAPKRESIPFGSVPPGSDRDRVRQGAVSSSLTDSSSLTESSGLSSGSDLHVAPPGFDSGASSSSIITVLEPGPDDDVILLTNKKGEGRPGRKKGPNTPQQAQPAPSSPVDTASQKTPSAQSAPSQNLHDSGELDAAPSGGEWTWGEEGDGSSEELSVDEFQSRRRNSGAIWISAVVLLLLGAAALGYLHYAGIFELF, encoded by the coding sequence ATGAGCGATAGCGACAGCATAGTCAGCCCCGGCACCGTTCTAGCGGACCGGTACAAGCTCACCGAGGAGATCGGCCGCGGAGGGTTTGGGATGGTGTACCGCGCGCGGCAGATGAACATGGACCGGGACGTGGCGATCAAGATCCTGCCACCCAAGTTCATGGCCATCACCGACGTCGTCGAGCGGTTTCGGCGCGAAGCGCGCTTGGCAAGTCGCCTGCGCCACCCCAACACGATCACGGTCCATGACTACGGAAAGCAGGACAACCTGCTGTTTATCGTCATGGAGATGCTCGAAGGTGAAGACCTCGCCGACGTCTTGATGCGCAAGCCGACCGTGTCGATGGACCGCATCCTGCACATCGGCCGCCAGGTCCTCAAAAGCCTGCACGAAGCCCACCAGCACAACATCATTCACCGGGATCTCAAGCCGGAGAATATTTTCCTGACACGGGTGGGCAGCGAAGAAGACTTCGTCAAAGTCCTCGACTTTGGCATCGCCAAGCTGGCCATGCCCGACCCCCAAAAAGAAGGCGACACCAAGCTGCGTAAGCTGACCATGAGCGGAAGCACGGTGGGCACGCCCACCTACATGTCGCCCGAGCAGGCCGCCGGCGAAGAAGTCGACGCGCTCACCGACCTGTACGCGCTGGGCGTCATTCTGTACGAGATGGCCTGCGGGCGTCCGCCCTTCAAGGATGACAACCCGGTCAAAGTGATGCGCTGTCACCTCTTCGAGGAGGTGCCGCGCTTCCCGCAGGGCCCCCTGCGAGGCTCACGCTTCGAGAGCGTCATACGAAAGGCGTTGGCCAAGGAAAAAGGCGATCGATTCGCGTCGGCCGAGGAGTTCCTCAAGGCCATCAGCGCCGGGCCCACCGACATGCTCGAGCGCATCGAGTATGAGGAAGAGCCGCCGACCGTCGAGCTTCCGGACCTCACGGCTGACGACCTCGACTCTGCCAATATCGCCTTCGAGCGCACCGCGGCTTACGAAGTCGAGGGTTCCGACGTGCTGTCTCCACGGACGCCCCACAACACCGATGCCATGCTGGCAGCCCGAGACTCCTCGGTCACTGACGGCGCCCCCAAGCGCGAGTCGATCCCCTTCGGATCCGTGCCGCCAGGCTCAGATCGCGACCGTGTCCGGCAAGGAGCTGTCAGCTCGAGCCTGACAGACTCGTCGTCGCTGACGGAGAGCTCCGGGCTATCGAGCGGGTCTGACCTCCACGTGGCCCCACCCGGCTTCGATTCGGGAGCATCGTCTTCGTCGATCATCACCGTGCTCGAGCCGGGGCCCGACGATGACGTAATCTTGCTTACCAACAAGAAGGGTGAGGGCCGCCCGGGCCGAAAAAAAGGCCCGAATACTCCGCAACAGGCGCAGCCTGCGCCCTCGTCGCCCGTGGACACGGCGTCACAGAAAACTCCGTCCGCGCAAAGCGCGCCGAGCCAGAACCTGCACGACTCGGGCGAACTCGACGCCGCGCCGAGTGGCGGAGAATGGACGTGGGGAGAAGAAGGTGATGGGAGCTCCGAAGAGTTGTCGGTCGACGAATTTCAATCGCGTCGCCGCAACTCCGGAGCCATCTGGATAAGCGCGGTCGTCTTGCTCCTTCTCGGAGCGGCCGCGCTCGGATATCTACACTACGCGGGCATCTTCGAACTCTTCTAG